The following coding sequences lie in one Cannabis sativa cultivar Pink pepper isolate KNU-18-1 chromosome 5, ASM2916894v1, whole genome shotgun sequence genomic window:
- the LOC115715741 gene encoding uncharacterized protein LOC115715741, with product MDSGNQTWTDEKHLEYLNSMEASFVRTLIGANNYKNRSLLRLDRHLPDTSDSTLDLKSQKSTSSNLKHRISSVRIRRRMDRVDKRYKKSNSSQDQVVPQLEYRRTNGDKDEKDDHNQNVS from the exons ATGGATTCCGGGAACCAGACATGGACGGATGAGAAACACCTTGAGTATTTGAACTCCATGGAAGCCTCATTCGTCCGTACACTCATTGGagctaataattataaaaatcgtAGTCTTCTTCGTCTCGATCGTCACCTTCCTGATACTTCCGATTCAACCTTAGATCTCAAATCTCAGAAATCCACCTCCTCCAACCTCAAGCATCGCATTTCTTCAG TGCGTATTAGACGAAGAATGGACAGAGTTGACAAGAGATATAAAAAGTCAAATTCATCCCAAGATCAG GTGGTCCCACAATTGGAATACAGAAGAACAAATGGTGATAAAGATGAGAAAGATGATCACAACCAAAATGTATCTTGA